From the Thamnophis elegans isolate rThaEle1 chromosome 16, rThaEle1.pri, whole genome shotgun sequence genome, the window tctatctatctatctatctatctatctatctatctatctatctatcatctatctgcaaTTCTGATGAAGTCTGAATCCTTTCGTGGATTATTATCTGCTAGAGAAAATGTACATAAAGGCACAGATGTTTAACCTATCAGCAGCAAACGACCGGTTCATCTCTGGTTATGTTCCACATATGATAAAGCTAGCGAGGGCCTTCTATTGATAAAAGAATGCATAATGCAAAATGTGTTATtgtaatgaattttttttttgaaacaaagcAAGCACTATTCacgcaaggggaaaaaaatataatactaGATATAAATGAATCAAATATAGATTTGTGCCATTTAAAATGCAGGCCATTTACCTAACACAAAACAAATCCCTTTTGCCAAATTAGCCTGTTTTTTTGTTcaggatttgtttgtttgtttaattagaTTGCTTCCCCAGCCCCCCGAAGGTTTTATTTTACCAGGgagagcaaaaagaaaaacacGCAAGCAAAAGCAACACTTCTCGGCCCACGACAGCAGGTCCACATCAATTCCATCTCTCAAACACACATTGCAAATGGTGCTTTCCGTGCCTGCCACATCAACATTAAGGAAATTAAATTGGAGCGCTCCCTCCTTCTGCGTAATTGGAGGAAGCCAGCTGCTCTCAGTCTATGTACAATAGCCAAAAATCAAGAGAGGATCAAGTGCACTTtttcaggcacacacacacacaatttattaaAAGGCAGCAGTTTTGGGAGGAACCACTCCTCACTTCAGCCATTCCATGCATCTGATGAAGAGAGCGGTAGGTCGCTGAAGTTGATCTCATTGGATAAAATCTATTAGTCTGAAAAGATGCCATtggatttgtttgtttctttgtttgtcaaacatgtgcaaaATGACAGGTACGATCTAAGCACAgttcacaaaattgtctgctacaaagtccttacctgtcaacgacttctttgGCTTCAACCTTAATAACactcgggcaaacaatcgatacaaactcaaggtatttgagtttcaaactcgattgcagaaaatatgacttcagcaacagactccattgttacatcctcaaacccccacagcttcaacctttaACTGTTTACCGCATACCTCACCTCTTTCCTAAGAGGTCAATAAAAGGGgctgtgcctaccatccctgacctaccgtccccatctatttgtactcatatcttttgttcatatccatgtttatacccGTACATATTTGGCAAACTAATAAATGCAGATACAAATAGAATTGCTTCTTAGATCGCCCAAAAGAGCAGAAATCTCAGATCCGTACAAGGGAAAATTGTGGTGTGTTTTTTCCAGGTATGTTTTGTTCTGATGACGAACATCGGCTTTATAAGGAATTGTTTGCCAATTATAACAAAATCATCAGGCCTGTTGAAAATGTGTCCGATCCTGTTATGGTTTGGTTTGAAGTGTCTTTATCTCAGCTGGTCAAAGTGGTGAGTAACTGGAGacccttttcttttatttatctcAAAACTTTAATCTGGTTAAGCATCCtgagtatttttttccccatttccccccGCAGTTTAATCAATAAGTGCAATTTCCGAGAGTGTCTCATTCAAGTACTAATGGTTGGCTGTTTTAGATCAGATGCTCAGCCGAGCTTTATATAATTCAGGTTTTTAAATACAGaacatggtttttttccccccactcagGATGAAGTGAACCAGATTATGGAGACTAATTTATGGCTGAAGCATGTAagtaataaataagaaaataagattttGTATAAAAAGAAtatgagagagaagaaaaatgaaatgtggtTTTAGAAAGACATTTCAACTTTTCAGGAGTTAGGattcttaacattttttttttgcaacgcaCAATCACTTATTCAGACACGCATATCCAAATAGTCTTTAAAGTAAAAGAGTTATTCCAGATATTGATGGTTTGGGAATGAAGAATTCACAGATTTTAGAAAATGCACTTTTAATACACTGCTGACATCTAATggtcaatattttttttgcatgtAACAAAtaccaggtagtcctccacttagtATTAGGACTACAATAGCGGGCAGGAAATTTGTCATTAAGCAGTCACAataagtcattaagtgaagcatgtCACACCCGATTTTATGACCTGGCtcgttggggaattctgggcattgaaatccgtaggtcttaaatttgccaactTTACATACCcctggaaacttttaagacttgtggacttcaattcccagaattcccccagctggctgtagaattctgggttttgaagtccacaagtcttaaaagttgccaagtttggacattcCTGCTCTAAAATGAGGGTCTCCTTTGTCTTTGGTTAAGACAAGAGGTTGCCTGCATTACGCTTTTGGAGAGAAAAATCACAACACGCTCACCTTTGCTTGGAAGGTTGAGTCAGTTTGCAGCAGGCGGTAGAAAAGGAAAGTTGCAGATGAGTTGCTTGGGGTTCAAGAGACAGCCCCTCTCTCTATCAAACATTCAGGGAAGGCAGAAAGACTAcaaggtagagagagagaaagagagaggtgttcacaattagatgcacttttttaaaaaaggcctgCCTAGTCCCTATTTTAGGTGTACTAACTAATTCTCTTCCTAAACTGCTAAACTCTTAATGAATTGTTGCAAGCTTATTTgtactgtttttttccccctcttcttcttcttttctttttggaagcAGATGAACGCTGCTTTCTGAAGTGGTATCCAGGGCAGGGGGTGGATATAATTTGCAAGGAGAAATCCCAGTGTGGTTGGCCCAGTTTCTCTCTGCAGCAACTTGCAGAAATGCTACGGCctgtaaaaagcaaaaaaaaaaaaaacaagctctcTATCTGCCTTTagcctggggattttttttttccaaaagtctACTGCCTGGCTTTTTGCCAGCTCAGCTTTTATAGTCTTAAACTGGGGCTGGGGGatcctgagagttgaagtccacacgtcttaaaatgTGTCTAGCTAGCAAGAGTGTTTCCTCAAGCCCGAGcttgaagacctgtggacttcaactcccagaattcccccagccagccgtGTCTTTGGTTATCAAGTACCTGAATTATAATCATGCAAGGGTTGGGGTTAGTGAACCATTGTTTAACTTTGAGGATGGGTTGTAAGGCACTTTTTCCAGGTCAGTTGTGACTTCAAACCATTGTTAAAGGAATGGTCGTAAGGCAAGGAGTATTTATAGGATGCTTGCTTGTTCTTAAGGTGCTGTAAAGCTCTTCTCTCTTAAGGATTAGTGTTTTGGATGAAATGGGtgcacctggaaaaaaaaatctcaagttttttttttcctttggccaGATTTGGAATGATTACAAACTCAAGTGGGATCCAGAGAAGTACGGTGGCGTCCAGTATGTCCGAGTGCCATCAAATAAGATCTGGAAACCTGACATCATGTTATATAACAAGTAAGATTACGGAATTAGACCTCTTCTTAAATTTTCTTCCCTGTAATGTACCTAAGCGCTAATGTTACTATCCCAGAGAGAGATGATTGCAAAAATTTCCAAGCAAAATACACCACAGTACTTGGGTAAATCTCACTATTAGTCTTCGTGGATCTTTCCTGATATACCTGATATTTCATgagtgttttctctctctcattctgtgtttgtgtgtgtgagagagaggggcgggagaaaggggggagagaaagaaaaaagaaagagggaggagaggaaaaaagaaacagaggaaaaaaggaaagaaagaaagagagagagagagaaagggggggagagaaagaaaaaagaaagagggaggagaggagaggaaaaaagaggacagagaggaaaaaaggaaagagagagagagagaaaggggggagagaaagaaaaaagaaagagggaggagaggaaaaaagaaacagaggaaaaaaggaaagaaagagagagagagagagagaaaggggggagataaaggggggagagaaagaaaaaagaaagagggaggagaggagaggaagaaagacagagaggaaaaaaggaaagaaagaaagagagagagagtggggggaggaggaggggaggcatGGCTTAATTGCATGAGTAGCATATTCCCAATCACCAGATAGGCAATGATAGGCATGACTCCTGCAGTCAACCAACGTTTGAGAGCCCCCTTCTGTGCTGCCCAGCATTGACCCAAAGGtgctgtcagaactgaagaagctccttggatgaaaacctcttcaaggaaaaacagagcCCAGTTGaacttttgggacaatcatgatctgggtgactgagaatctcctccttcccccatctATGTTCTGCCAAGATAGTTTGCTCAGTCAACTTTGATAACTTGATCCCAACTGCCAGAACCTATTCGATGCTCAACCCGTTATCTCAATTGTGTTTGACAGTGCGATCGGAGACTTCCAGGTGGACGACAAAACGAAAGCCTTGCTCAATTACACGGGGAACGTCACGTGGATGCCTCCGGCCATCTTTAAGAGCTCCTGCAAAATAGACGTGACCTACTTCCCCTTCGACTACCAGAACTGCACCATGAAATTTGGCTCTTGGACCTACGACAAAGCGCAGATCGACTTGGTGCTCGTCGGTTCCGCCATGAACCTGAAGGACTACTGGGAAAGCGGGGAGTGGGCCATTATCAAAGCCCCCGGCTACAAGCACGACATGAAGTACAACTGCTGCGAAGCCATCTACCCGGATATCACCTATTCCTTGTACATGAGACGCTTGCCCTTGTTTTACACCATCAACCTGATCATCCCGTGCCTCCTGATTTCCTTCTTGACGGTGTTGGTGTTCTACCTTCCGTCGGACTGTGGCGAGAAAGTTACTCTGTGCATATCGGTCCTCTTATCCCTGACGGTTTTCCTCCTGGTCATAACGGAGACCATCCCCTCCACGTCGCTGGTCATCCCGTTGATTGGAGAGTACCTCCTCTTCACCATGTTGTTTGTCACTCTGTCCATCATTATCACCGTCTTCGTACTTAATGTCCACTACAGAACTCCCAGGACGCACACCATGCCGGAGTGGGTGAAGGTGGTTTTCCTCCGATTTCTGCCCCGTGTCATGTTCATGACGCGGCCCCCCAGCAACGAAGACGAGGGCAGACCCGAGAAAGGGAAGGCTTCTTCCCATGTAGAGCTGGCGCCTTTGAACCTCATCCAGGTACCCGACAGCAGGTACTGTCAAGACTGCTTCTTGTGCCAAGGGTTTACACACATGTGCTGCCTGCACGCGCATAGAACACACTCAAAGGCCACAGGCAACCTGACGCAGAGCTCCAGTTCTGAGTCTATGGATGCATTGTTTCCATCTCCGCTTATATCGCCAGAAATGAGAGACGTGATGGACAGCATCAAATACATCGCTGAAAACATGAAACTACAGAATAGAGCCAAGGAGGTATGGATGTCTTTTAATTTCCACTTCACACAACGTACTTGATGAGGCCTCTTGCTAGTAAGGCGATACTGTCCATCAGGGGTGACCAACtgtggccacttttaagacttgtggatttcaactcccagaattcctcaagtcaagcttggctgaagaattctgggagttgaagtccacaagttgggTAACTTTGGCGTCAACTAATAGCTCTGCAACGTCCACATTTTGGTCACTTCCTGACCACACGCAAGTAACATCTGCTCAGATCAACCAAGGTCTTGTGTGGTCTCAGGCCATGTCTACTTTCTGCCAGGTGCCTGTGGAAGCATCCAAGAACGGAGGAACTCCTTAGATCTTCTGCAGGCAATAAAGAGGTGCAATTTGTGACTTGCAAGATGAAAAGGTCACAGTGCTTAAGACGTAGAaaccaatataaaaaaatacacaCTTTTTTTTAAGAACGAtaggaaacagattttttttttccccaaggggaAATAGGGAAGTCACCTATTCACCAAACCTTGTGAACAAGAGATCAAGTTAGTTTCCGGTCACCTGAATATTTATTTGGAAGCAGAGAGGAGTATTTTTTGCAAATTATCTTCCATGGCAACAGGTTCATCAGTAATTTTAATGCCTTCCCATTTCCACGGAATAGTTTACGTTCCCATATTTAACAAGCGCATCCTCAGGCTTAAAAAGATAACCAAAATTAGGCAAGGAAGAAAGTCAGGAGCCAAAGACTTATTTTTCATTTAAGTCCCCCTCTTAGTTTCAAGTATAGATTTGAGACAGAAGACCTGAGGGTCTGCCTTTTGAAGATGTTCAACCACAGGC encodes:
- the CHRNA3 gene encoding neuronal acetylcholine receptor subunit alpha-3 isoform X2, translating into MFCSDDEHRLYKELFANYNKIIRPVENVSDPVMVWFEVSLSQLVKVDEVNQIMETNLWLKHIWNDYKLKWDPEKYGGVQYVRVPSNKIWKPDIMLYNNAIGDFQVDDKTKALLNYTGNVTWMPPAIFKSSCKIDVTYFPFDYQNCTMKFGSWTYDKAQIDLVLVGSAMNLKDYWESGEWAIIKAPGYKHDMKYNCCEAIYPDITYSLYMRRLPLFYTINLIIPCLLISFLTVLVFYLPSDCGEKVTLCISVLLSLTVFLLVITETIPSTSLVIPLIGEYLLFTMLFVTLSIIITVFVLNVHYRTPRTHTMPEWVKVVFLRFLPRVMFMTRPPSNEDEGRPEKGKASSHVELAPLNLIQVPDSRYCQDCFLCQGFTHMCCLHAHRTHSKATGNLTQSSSSESMDALFPSPLISPEMRDVMDSIKYIAENMKLQNRAKETQDDWKYVAMVIDRIFLWVFILVCILGTAGLFLQPLLIRDEV
- the CHRNA3 gene encoding neuronal acetylcholine receptor subunit alpha-3 isoform X1 produces the protein MVWFEVSLSQLVKVDEVNQIMETNLWLKHIWNDYKLKWDPEKYGGVQYVRVPSNKIWKPDIMLYNNAIGDFQVDDKTKALLNYTGNVTWMPPAIFKSSCKIDVTYFPFDYQNCTMKFGSWTYDKAQIDLVLVGSAMNLKDYWESGEWAIIKAPGYKHDMKYNCCEAIYPDITYSLYMRRLPLFYTINLIIPCLLISFLTVLVFYLPSDCGEKVTLCISVLLSLTVFLLVITETIPSTSLVIPLIGEYLLFTMLFVTLSIIITVFVLNVHYRTPRTHTMPEWVKVVFLRFLPRVMFMTRPPSNEDEGRPEKGKASSHVELAPLNLIQVPDSRYCQDCFLCQGFTHMCCLHAHRTHSKATGNLTQSSSSESMDALFPSPLISPEMRDVMDSIKYIAENMKLQNRAKETQDDWKYVAMVIDRIFLWVFILVCILGTAGLFLQPLLIRDEV